The following are encoded together in the Equus quagga isolate Etosha38 chromosome 15, UCLA_HA_Equagga_1.0, whole genome shotgun sequence genome:
- the CCDC92 gene encoding coiled-coil domain-containing protein 92: MAATNLENQLHSAQKNLLFLQREHASTLKGLHAEIRRLQQHCTDLTYELTLKSSEQTGDGSSRSSELKKRCEELEAQLKLKEDENNELLKELEQKNAMIAVLENTIKEREKKYLEELKVKSHKLSMLSSELEQRAGTIAYLTAQLHAAKRKLLSSSGTSDGSPSGSPVLASYRPAPPKDKLPETPRRRMKKSLSAPLHPEFEEVYRFGAESRKLLLREPVDAMPDPTPFLLARESAEVHLIKERPLVIPPIASERSSGEQHSPAREKQHKAHVGVAHRIHHGAPPQAQPEVETLAVDQVNGGNVVRKHSGTDRTV, from the exons ATGGCAGCCACGAACCTGGAGAACCAGCTGCACAGTGCGCAGAAGAACCTCTTGTTCCTGCAGCGGGAGCACGCCAGCACGCTCAAGGGGCTGCACGCGGAGATCAGGCGGCTGCAGCAGCACTGCACAG ATTTAACGTATGAGCTGACACTCAAAAGTTCGGAACAGACAG GAGATGGATCTTCTAGAAGCAGTGAACTAAAGAAAAGATGTGAAGAACTGGAAGCTCAGCTGAAACTCAAGGAGGACGAAAACAATGAGTTGCTGAAAGAACTGGAGCAGAAGAACGCGATGATCGCGGTGCTGGAGAACACCatcaaggagagggagaagaagtaCCTGGAGGAGCTCAAGGTGAAGAGCCACAAGCTGAGCATGCTGTCCAGCGAGCTGGAGCAGCGCGCCGGCACCATCGCCTACCTGACGGCCCAGCTGCACGCCGCCAAGCGGAAGCTGCTGAGCTCCAGCGGCACCTCCGACGGCAGCCCGTCCGGGAGCCCCGTGCTGGCCAGCTACAGGCCAGCGCCCCCCAAGGACAAGCTGCCCGAAACGCCCCGCCGCCGCATGAAAAAGAGCCTGTCCGCCCCCCTGCACCCTGAATTTGAGGAAGTCTACAGATTTGGGGCCGAGAGCCGCAAACTACTTTTGCGGGAGCCCGTGGATGCCATGCCTGACCCCACGCCGTTCCTGCTGGCCAGGGAGTCAGCCGAGGTCCACCTCATCAAGGAGAGGCCCCTGGTCATCCCCCCCATCGCTTCTGAACGCAGCTCGGGCGAGCAGCACAGCCCGGCCCGCGAGAAGCAGCACAAGGCCCACGTGGGCGTGGCGCACCGCATCCACCACGGCGCCCCGCCGCAGGCCCAGCCCGAGGTGGAGACGCTGGCCGTGGACCAGGTGAACGGAGGCAACGTCGTGAGGAAGCACTCAGGGACGGACAGAACTGTGTGA